One window of Methanogenium organophilum genomic DNA carries:
- a CDS encoding AbiJ-NTD4 domain-containing protein, with amino-acid sequence MDLFSYRNGITKYPDSFQTDSVSQGLKNRLWSCLNRSYFKDIYYPDIYGELQNKNHFILCRLIYDRLLKLPLDSLPREGKKAHLAIRNYYLNDTKRFEIYDLIEFCIKHGFKPYSKGFTECANKILTEEFSGFRIVGGQVTYLTNEQEISAIENALTSNNEISEHLNTALQHLSDKNKPDYPNSIKESISAVESMCRKILDDPNVTLGAALKEIEKSGKITFHGAEKQAFSNLFGWASVFGGIRHGKMNSEEIYPEEIYQEDARFMLVTCSAFTNLLRVKADKAGIKIK; translated from the coding sequence ATGGATCTATTCTCATACAGGAATGGAATTACTAAATACCCTGATTCTTTTCAAACAGATTCTGTTTCTCAAGGACTCAAAAACAGACTTTGGTCCTGTTTGAATCGTTCTTATTTTAAAGACATATACTATCCAGATATATATGGTGAACTACAGAATAAAAACCACTTTATTCTCTGTAGATTAATTTACGACCGTCTTTTAAAATTACCTCTTGACAGTTTACCAAGGGAAGGAAAAAAGGCACATTTAGCAATTCGCAATTATTACTTAAATGATACCAAAAGATTTGAAATCTATGATTTGATTGAATTTTGCATAAAACATGGATTTAAGCCATATTCCAAGGGTTTTACTGAATGCGCAAATAAAATTTTAACTGAAGAATTTTCAGGGTTTAGAATAGTTGGAGGACAAGTTACCTACCTTACCAATGAACAAGAAATTAGCGCCATCGAAAATGCACTTACGTCCAATAACGAAATATCTGAACATCTAAATACTGCATTGCAACATCTATCGGATAAGAACAAGCCTGACTATCCTAATTCAATTAAAGAATCAATTAGTGCCGTAGAATCAATGTGCAGAAAAATCTTAGATGATCCTAATGTAACTCTGGGGGCCGCATTAAAGGAAATTGAGAAAAGTGGTAAAATTACATTCCATGGTGCAGAAAAACAGGCTTTTAGTAATTTATTTGGCTGGGCTTCTGTATTTGGTGGAATTCGGCATGGTAAGATGAATTCTGAAGAAATTTACCCTGAAGAAATTTACCAGGAAGATGCACGATTTATGTTAGTTACCTGTTCTGCCTTTACCAACTTGTTACGGGTTAAGGCAGACAAAGCAGGGATCAAAATAAAATAA
- a CDS encoding rolling circle replication-associated protein translates to MKGATAPAPGTADADKEYAQARPGEASRRPCEAGWVPSLHLASGRCPLGSYRLTHTEDEKGPSLLSLHRQVQRDRTLRKYAQITWQYVTYLKQIEKACFIISGYDLQENRSATAVGQYIHRWTEVYRKRQLARLYKLDDWWKENKGPVTMLTLTTYQDGEYSRSMKGEAVSIEESFEILRDGWDKLSKILRKYLPEVPYIWVVEPHKTGYPHRHVILFTEVPPDLQDKIKRLWAEKYCAGSLDHGVDFTTRTPDEDIECLRNYLMKYIAKGFISTGSKFTETPWTKEELVYNAIIWKKKCRTFQPSRALQTVMKKEKKENDAVWWFQGESEFEEPGTDERVRYLMWERFYIPDWLPFR, encoded by the coding sequence GTGAAAGGCGCCACGGCACCCGCTCCGGGTACGGCGGATGCGGATAAGGAGTATGCCCAGGCGCGACCCGGCGAGGCGTCGCGCCGACCCTGCGAAGCAGGGTGGGTCCCCTCCCTTCATCTGGCCTCTGGCCGGTGTCCCCTTGGCTCATATAGACTAACCCACACAGAAGATGAGAAAGGTCCCTCTTTGCTCTCCCTGCACAGACAGGTACAGAGGGATCGCACCCTTCGGAAATACGCACAGATCACCTGGCAGTATGTGACCTATCTCAAGCAAATAGAGAAGGCCTGCTTCATCATCTCAGGTTATGATCTCCAGGAAAACCGGAGTGCAACAGCCGTTGGGCAATATATACACCGGTGGACCGAGGTCTACCGCAAGCGGCAATTAGCCCGACTCTACAAGCTCGATGACTGGTGGAAGGAGAACAAAGGACCCGTGACCATGCTCACCCTCACCACCTACCAGGACGGAGAATACTCCCGGTCCATGAAGGGGGAGGCAGTATCCATCGAGGAAAGTTTTGAGATCCTCAGGGACGGATGGGACAAGCTCTCGAAGATCCTCAGAAAATACCTCCCCGAAGTCCCGTATATCTGGGTGGTCGAACCGCACAAGACCGGATACCCTCACCGGCACGTTATCCTCTTTACCGAGGTCCCGCCGGATCTCCAGGACAAGATCAAGCGTCTCTGGGCGGAGAAATACTGCGCAGGGTCACTGGATCACGGTGTGGATTTCACGACCCGGACGCCGGACGAGGACATCGAATGCCTCCGCAACTACCTGATGAAATACATCGCAAAGGGATTCATCTCAACGGGGTCAAAATTCACCGAAACACCCTGGACCAAAGAAGAGCTGGTGTATAACGCCATCATCTGGAAAAAGAAGTGCAGAACCTTCCAGCCCTCACGGGCATTACAGACCGTCATGAAGAAGGAAAAGAAGGAGAACGATGCAGTCTGGTGGTTCCAGGGAGAATCAGAATTTGAAGAACCCGGAACAGATGAACGCGTCAGGTATCTCATGTGGGAGCGGTTCTATATCCCGGACTGGCTCCCATTTAGGTAA
- a CDS encoding tyrosine-type recombinase/integrase, whose translation MENADLIDEYLNWKNGMVSISPEWEKNTKNLLYRFTTFLPAPPLECSTDNVLQAFKEIRQSKEYKPNYKRQIVSSAKSYAKWLGKKNPNIDSLEIDQVKLPQAQWKTKKPEDMLTVEEVQRVIQAARNSRDKAIIAMLYDGSNRPIEILRLQWKDLIADSHGYYFITDAKTRKERRIRLTTASIPYIDQWRAEHPDPSPDQYIFCNINATEKGIRPMTIDNVQRMLKLIKNKTGIHKLKASIFRSSRITHDVASGVELPYIMKKNWGTLTTKMIDVYTNLDANYLDEVALRNAGMERTLEFKEQQVYRLEPPVCPICHKVNLLGSKYCAECRHPLTNDAQQEVVNTGDQIRQLLVENPQAQAVFMQLLKELNIQNV comes from the coding sequence ATGGAAAATGCGGATCTCATTGACGAATACCTTAACTGGAAAAATGGGATGGTCAGCATATCTCCAGAGTGGGAAAAGAATACCAAGAATCTCCTTTATCGCTTCACCACATTTTTACCAGCTCCCCCTCTCGAATGCTCCACCGATAATGTGTTACAGGCGTTCAAAGAAATTCGGCAGTCAAAAGAATACAAGCCGAATTACAAGAGACAGATCGTAAGCTCTGCAAAGTCATATGCAAAATGGCTTGGAAAGAAAAATCCGAATATTGACTCATTAGAAATCGACCAGGTCAAGCTCCCCCAAGCGCAATGGAAGACAAAAAAACCTGAAGACATGCTGACAGTCGAAGAAGTCCAGCGTGTTATCCAGGCGGCACGAAACAGCCGTGACAAGGCAATTATCGCAATGCTCTATGATGGAAGCAACCGACCCATAGAAATTCTGAGATTACAATGGAAGGACCTCATAGCAGACAGTCATGGGTATTACTTCATCACTGATGCGAAGACAAGGAAAGAACGGCGGATACGTTTGACCACTGCAAGTATCCCCTATATCGACCAATGGCGTGCAGAACACCCCGACCCCTCACCGGACCAGTATATCTTCTGCAACATCAACGCAACCGAGAAGGGTATCCGTCCGATGACAATTGACAATGTTCAGCGAATGCTCAAGCTCATCAAAAATAAGACTGGCATTCACAAACTGAAGGCCTCAATATTCAGGTCCTCACGGATTACCCATGATGTTGCCTCCGGTGTGGAACTCCCCTATATAATGAAGAAGAACTGGGGAACTCTCACCACCAAGATGATAGATGTCTATACCAACCTCGATGCAAACTACCTGGACGAAGTCGCATTACGCAATGCCGGAATGGAACGCACCTTAGAATTCAAGGAACAGCAGGTCTATCGCCTTGAACCTCCCGTCTGTCCCATCTGTCATAAGGTCAACCTCCTGGGATCAAAATACTGCGCAGAGTGTCGCCACCCTCTTACCAATGATGCCCAGCAGGAAGTGGTAAACACCGGAGACCAGATCCGTCAGCTCCTGGTTGAAAATCCCCAGGCGCAGGCCGTCTTCATGCAACTTCTCAAAGAACTGAATATTCAAAATGTGTAG
- a CDS encoding metal-dependent hydrolase produces MKITWLGHSCFLLEGSKRVIIDPFIPEGSVPRDVDIVAVTHGHGDHFGETLSFSAPVVAINEIARWLQDQEKDAVGMNIGGTVEVEGVRFTMTPALHSSWLEAAGQHGFYGGVAAGFVIRMDDHVIYHAGDTGLFSDMKLIRELYHPKIALVPIGGRYTMGPDEALMAAEFIGPDIVIPMHYNTFPVIEQDVNRFKKTLERTTDIRVKVLTPGETIEI; encoded by the coding sequence ATGAAGATTACATGGTTGGGTCATTCATGCTTTCTCTTGGAAGGTTCGAAAAGAGTCATCATTGATCCTTTCATTCCTGAAGGGAGCGTTCCCAGGGATGTTGATATTGTTGCCGTTACCCACGGGCATGGGGATCATTTTGGGGAGACGCTGTCCTTTTCGGCACCTGTCGTTGCAATCAATGAGATTGCACGATGGCTGCAGGATCAGGAGAAGGATGCAGTGGGAATGAATATCGGAGGGACTGTAGAAGTTGAAGGTGTGCGGTTTACGATGACACCCGCGCTTCATTCATCCTGGCTTGAGGCCGCAGGGCAACACGGGTTTTATGGGGGCGTTGCTGCAGGATTTGTGATACGGATGGATGATCATGTCATCTATCATGCCGGTGATACCGGGCTTTTTTCTGATATGAAACTTATTCGTGAGTTATACCATCCGAAAATCGCATTGGTGCCCATTGGCGGAAGGTATACGATGGGCCCTGATGAGGCACTGATGGCGGCGGAATTTATCGGTCCGGATATTGTAATCCCGATGCATTACAATACATTCCCGGTTATTGAACAGGATGTGAACCGGTTTAAGAAGACTCTTGAACGAACAACAGATATCCGTGTGAAGGTGCTCACACCGGGTGAAACAATAGAAATATGA